The following coding sequences lie in one Stigmatella aurantiaca genomic window:
- a CDS encoding competence/damage-inducible protein A, whose translation MERTGAAAVIIGNEVLTAKVVDANGPLLIRRLREVGIPLRSVEIIPDDVDIIVEAVARARARAPYVFTSGGIGPTHDDVTVRAVALALGRQVVRLPEMVELVRRRSENLTAEALRLADAPEGAVLLPQEGTWFPVLTVDNIFLLPGVPQLFKLQLETVLARLRGTPVHLCNLYLRLGESAIAAVLDRVALDMPHVAIGSYPVFDATLDYRVKVTVEAAEAAPVEQAVARIRGGLPADAIVRQE comes from the coding sequence ATGGAGCGTACCGGCGCAGCGGCGGTCATCATCGGCAACGAAGTGCTCACCGCGAAGGTGGTGGATGCCAACGGTCCGCTGCTCATCCGGCGGCTGAGGGAGGTGGGCATCCCCCTGCGCTCGGTGGAGATCATCCCCGACGACGTGGACATCATCGTGGAGGCGGTGGCCCGGGCCCGCGCGCGCGCCCCTTACGTGTTCACCAGCGGGGGCATCGGCCCCACGCACGACGATGTCACCGTGCGCGCGGTGGCGCTGGCGCTGGGGCGGCAGGTGGTGCGGCTGCCGGAGATGGTGGAGCTGGTGCGCAGGCGCTCGGAGAACCTCACCGCCGAGGCCCTGCGGCTGGCGGACGCGCCCGAGGGGGCGGTGCTGCTGCCCCAGGAGGGCACCTGGTTCCCGGTGCTGACGGTGGACAACATCTTCCTGCTGCCCGGGGTGCCGCAGCTCTTCAAGCTGCAGCTGGAGACGGTGCTGGCGCGGCTGCGCGGCACGCCGGTGCACCTGTGCAACCTGTACCTGCGGCTGGGCGAGAGCGCCATCGCCGCGGTGCTGGACCGGGTGGCGCTCGACATGCCCCACGTGGCCATCGGCTCCTACCCGGTGTTCGACGCCACGCTGGACTACCGGGTGAAGGTGACGGTGGAGGCCGCCGAGGCGGCGCCCGTGGAGCAGGCCGTGGCGCGCATCCGCGGCGGCCTGCCCGCGGATGCCATCGTCCGCCAGGAGTAG
- the tmk gene encoding dTMP kinase produces the protein MSAVRRKPGKGRFFVLEGLDGAGTTTQAERLAAALRAEGHTVLTTREPSDGPIGTMIRQALTGRLVLPQGGGPLAPETLALLYAADRTDHLKAKVLPALEAGHIVLSDRYVLSSLAYQGAALAMAWVEAVNGHAVSPDLTLFVHVSPAVAARRRAARGGAKELFEEDTLQRRIARQYEEAIRRRESQEPIVRIDGEASVEAVTEAALAEIHSVLGRKRVR, from the coding sequence GTGAGTGCCGTGCGCCGCAAGCCGGGCAAGGGGCGCTTCTTCGTTCTGGAGGGGCTGGATGGGGCGGGCACCACCACGCAGGCCGAGCGCCTCGCCGCCGCCCTGCGCGCCGAGGGCCACACCGTGCTCACCACCCGGGAGCCCTCGGATGGGCCCATCGGGACGATGATTCGCCAGGCCCTCACGGGCAGGCTCGTCCTGCCCCAGGGGGGCGGGCCGCTGGCGCCGGAGACGCTCGCGCTGCTGTACGCGGCCGACCGCACGGACCACCTGAAGGCCAAGGTGCTCCCCGCGCTGGAGGCCGGGCACATCGTCCTGAGCGACCGGTACGTGTTGTCCTCGCTGGCCTACCAGGGCGCGGCGCTGGCCATGGCGTGGGTGGAGGCGGTGAACGGCCACGCGGTGTCCCCGGACCTGACGCTGTTCGTCCACGTGTCCCCGGCGGTGGCGGCGCGCAGGCGCGCGGCGCGGGGTGGGGCGAAGGAGCTGTTCGAGGAGGACACGCTCCAGCGGCGCATCGCCCGGCAGTACGAGGAGGCCATCCGGCGGCGCGAGTCCCAGGAGCCCATCGTCCGCATCGACGGGGAGGCCTCTGTGGAGGCCGTGACGGAGGCGGCGCTGGCGGAGATTCACTCCGTGCTCGGGCGCAAGCGCGTGCGCTAG
- the thrC gene encoding threonine synthase, whose translation MSASGPAFRAEYACSEACGFRTSLWEVIYRCPRCGSLLEVSHDLEALRAVPAAEWKRRFESRFGQARLPHASGVWGKHEWVCPELPAEDIVSLGEGRVPLKPLPRMAKALGLGSLDLKECGVSPTGSFKDWGMTVLVSAVKHLRTRGVPLRAVACASTGDTSAALSAYCAAAGIPSVVFLPKDKVSLAQLVQPIANGARVLSLDTDFDGCMKLVQQVTEDRGLYLANSMNSLRIEGQKVVAFELAQDLGWEVPDWVVIPGGNLGNASALGKGFQMLHAMGLISRLPRLAVAQAQRANPLVRSFRGGFSELEPMKAERTLASAIQIGNPVSFKRAVRMLRAFDGVVEDASESELANAAARADREGTFTCPHTGVALAAVEKLVAQKVIAPGASVAVVATAHGLKFADFKVGYHRGTLADVESLRANPPLELPAELGAVREALESLG comes from the coding sequence ATGAGCGCCTCGGGACCGGCCTTCCGCGCGGAGTACGCCTGCAGCGAGGCCTGTGGCTTCCGCACCTCGCTGTGGGAGGTCATCTACCGCTGCCCGCGCTGCGGCTCCCTGCTGGAAGTCTCCCATGACTTGGAGGCGCTGCGCGCGGTGCCCGCCGCCGAGTGGAAGCGCCGCTTCGAGTCCCGCTTCGGCCAGGCGCGCCTGCCGCACGCCTCGGGTGTCTGGGGCAAGCACGAGTGGGTGTGCCCGGAGCTGCCGGCCGAAGACATCGTCTCCCTGGGCGAGGGGCGCGTGCCGCTCAAGCCCCTGCCGCGCATGGCGAAGGCGCTGGGGCTGGGCAGCCTCGACTTGAAGGAGTGCGGCGTGTCCCCGACGGGGAGCTTCAAGGACTGGGGGATGACGGTGCTCGTCTCCGCCGTGAAGCACCTGCGGACGCGCGGCGTGCCCCTGCGGGCGGTGGCGTGCGCCTCCACGGGGGACACCTCCGCGGCGCTCTCGGCCTACTGCGCCGCGGCGGGCATCCCCTCCGTGGTGTTCCTGCCCAAGGACAAGGTGTCGCTGGCGCAGCTCGTCCAGCCCATCGCCAACGGGGCGCGCGTGCTGTCCTTGGACACGGACTTCGATGGCTGCATGAAGCTGGTGCAGCAGGTGACGGAGGACCGGGGGCTGTACCTGGCCAACTCGATGAACTCGCTGCGCATCGAGGGGCAGAAGGTGGTGGCCTTCGAGCTGGCGCAGGATCTGGGCTGGGAGGTGCCCGACTGGGTCGTCATCCCCGGCGGCAACCTGGGCAACGCGAGCGCCCTGGGCAAGGGCTTCCAGATGCTGCACGCCATGGGGCTCATCTCCCGGCTGCCGCGGCTGGCGGTGGCGCAGGCCCAGCGGGCCAACCCCCTGGTGCGCTCCTTCCGGGGCGGCTTCAGCGAGCTGGAGCCCATGAAGGCCGAGCGCACCCTGGCCTCGGCCATCCAGATCGGCAACCCGGTCTCCTTCAAGCGCGCGGTGCGGATGCTCCGGGCGTTCGACGGCGTGGTGGAGGATGCCAGCGAGTCCGAGCTGGCCAACGCCGCGGCGCGGGCGGACCGGGAGGGCACCTTCACCTGTCCACACACGGGCGTGGCCCTGGCGGCCGTGGAGAAGCTGGTGGCTCAAAAGGTCATCGCCCCGGGGGCGAGCGTGGCGGTGGTGGCCACGGCGCACGGGCTCAAGTTCGCGGACTTCAAGGTGGGCTACCACCGGGGCACCCTGGCGGACGTGGAGAGCCTGCGGGCCAACCCGCCCCTGGAGCTGCCCGCGGAGCTGGGCGCGGTGCGCGAGGCCCTGGAATCCCTGGGGTAG
- a CDS encoding protein-L-isoaspartate(D-aspartate) O-methyltransferase translates to MGDRVLAEALAKKGIQDSRVLEAIARLDRAAFIPEALRHAATEDFPLAIGHGQTISQPYVVALMSQALGLRGSERVLEIGTGSGYQTAVLAQLCKEVYSVEIVPALARSASLLLKDLGFSNVFLREGDGGQGWPETAPFDVIIATAAPEAVPPRLLAQLQPGGVMVIPVGPQGGAQELLRITRSPEGLLPRVEHLLPVRFVPMTGEVQSLG, encoded by the coding sequence ATGGGAGACCGCGTCCTGGCGGAGGCGCTGGCCAAGAAGGGCATTCAGGATTCCCGTGTGCTGGAGGCCATCGCGCGCCTGGACCGCGCCGCCTTCATCCCCGAGGCCCTGCGCCATGCGGCCACGGAGGATTTCCCCCTGGCCATTGGCCATGGGCAGACCATCAGCCAGCCGTACGTCGTGGCGCTGATGTCCCAGGCGCTCGGCCTGCGGGGAAGCGAGCGGGTGCTGGAGATCGGCACGGGCTCGGGCTACCAGACGGCCGTCCTCGCGCAGCTGTGCAAGGAGGTCTACTCGGTGGAGATCGTCCCCGCGCTTGCCCGCTCCGCGAGCCTCCTGCTGAAGGACCTGGGCTTCTCGAACGTCTTCCTGCGCGAGGGGGACGGGGGCCAGGGGTGGCCCGAAACGGCGCCGTTCGACGTCATCATCGCCACGGCGGCCCCGGAAGCCGTGCCGCCCCGGCTTTTGGCCCAGCTTCAACCGGGGGGGGTCATGGTCATCCCCGTGGGGCCTCAAGGGGGGGCGCAGGAGCTGCTACGGATCACCCGCTCCCCGGAAGGCCTGCTGCCCCGGGTCGAGCACCTGTTGCCCGTGCGCTTCGTGCCGATGACGGGCGAAGTCCAATCCCTGGGCTAG
- the recG gene encoding ATP-dependent DNA helicase RecG, with translation MSHPLVSLVGPLRYACQRDFAQLSTVRDLRGLLERALAGASGVDSQALTVLRAALPHVDAPQVEHRKAALRRIVSALQLSGLELPPELARVAAPEAPVPERAPAAKVEPVREGVPPWKAAEPPPVGPASGRLAFPAAPKPAAAKPPAVKPPATAAQKAPEPKADAPKKAAAGKKRKRAAGAEESRAEAKLLSIAPRSGPLSTPLKTLGKRLGPRLLNALDKKGLRRMGDILFLLPRCYEDRRKLHTIAGLEPGRRGVTVGTVKSADYVAGRNGKRYFKAVVADPSGSIAATYFHAGPWLKSRFTVGKRLVLSGEVRASMSGREMAHPEIEPAEDLESSSVHFNRIVPIYPGFERGDQRSFRDVAARVSENYAQQLEEPLPEALRKRLGLVTLPEALRSIHFPPDTADLEALDSHQSPAHRRLAFDELFFLQLGMGLKRQNVKTERGIAFNVSRERMARARGALPFQLTGAQSRVVDELAEDMARAEPMNRLVQGDVGSGKTAVAVVASLLALQDGYQVAVMAPTEILAEQHERSFRRLLEPLGFRVGLVSAAGTAKHKREVREAVARGEIHLAVGTHALIQGGVAFEKLGLAVIDEQHRFGVLQRHTLMSKGPTPDVLVMTATPIPRTLAMTLYGDLDVSIIDELPPGRTPVSTRVFNAQQRARVYEAVGAEIAKGHQAYIVYPLVEESEKLDLEDATQGAEKLQQVFPHARVGLLHGRMKPEEKDAVMEAFRERQIHILVCTTVVEVGVDVPNASVMVIEAAERFGLSQLHQLRGRVGRGAAISFCFLIASLARSWESTERLSVMEHSSDGFVIAEKDLEIRGPGEFLGTRQSGLPELAVANLVRDGDLLSLAQIEARKILERDAHLQAPEHLGLVKALEERWEGRLALARVG, from the coding sequence GTGAGCCATCCACTCGTCAGCCTCGTAGGGCCTCTGCGGTACGCCTGTCAGCGGGACTTCGCCCAGCTGTCCACGGTGAGGGATTTGCGCGGCCTGCTGGAGCGGGCCCTCGCGGGCGCCTCGGGGGTTGATTCCCAGGCGCTGACGGTGCTCCGCGCCGCGCTGCCCCACGTGGATGCGCCGCAGGTGGAGCACCGCAAGGCCGCGCTGCGGCGCATCGTGTCCGCGCTTCAGCTCAGTGGCCTGGAGCTTCCCCCCGAGCTGGCCCGCGTGGCCGCGCCGGAGGCTCCGGTCCCGGAGCGCGCTCCCGCCGCGAAAGTCGAGCCCGTGCGCGAGGGCGTTCCCCCGTGGAAGGCCGCGGAGCCACCTCCCGTGGGCCCTGCCTCCGGGCGGCTGGCCTTTCCGGCCGCACCCAAGCCCGCCGCCGCGAAGCCCCCCGCCGTGAAGCCTCCAGCCACGGCCGCGCAGAAGGCGCCGGAGCCAAAGGCCGACGCACCGAAGAAGGCCGCCGCGGGCAAGAAGCGCAAGCGCGCGGCGGGGGCCGAGGAATCCCGCGCCGAGGCGAAGCTGCTGTCCATCGCGCCGCGCTCGGGGCCGCTGTCCACGCCGCTCAAGACGCTGGGCAAGCGGCTCGGTCCGCGCTTGCTGAATGCCCTCGACAAGAAGGGGCTGCGGCGCATGGGGGACATCCTCTTCCTGCTGCCGCGCTGCTACGAGGACCGGCGGAAGCTGCACACCATCGCCGGGCTGGAGCCGGGCAGGCGCGGCGTCACCGTGGGCACCGTGAAGTCGGCGGACTACGTGGCCGGCCGCAACGGCAAGCGCTACTTCAAGGCCGTGGTCGCCGACCCGTCGGGTAGCATCGCCGCCACGTATTTCCACGCCGGGCCGTGGCTCAAGAGCCGCTTCACCGTGGGCAAGCGGCTCGTGCTCTCCGGCGAGGTCCGCGCCTCCATGTCCGGCCGGGAGATGGCGCACCCGGAGATCGAGCCCGCGGAGGATCTGGAGTCCTCCTCGGTCCACTTCAACCGCATCGTCCCCATCTATCCCGGCTTCGAGCGGGGGGATCAACGCTCGTTCCGCGATGTGGCCGCCCGGGTGAGCGAGAACTACGCCCAGCAGCTCGAGGAGCCGCTGCCCGAGGCGCTGCGCAAGCGGCTCGGGTTGGTGACGCTGCCCGAGGCGCTGCGCAGCATCCACTTTCCTCCGGACACCGCGGACCTGGAGGCGCTGGATTCACACCAGAGCCCCGCGCACCGGCGGCTCGCCTTCGATGAGCTGTTCTTCCTGCAGCTCGGCATGGGGCTCAAGCGCCAGAACGTGAAGACGGAGCGGGGCATCGCCTTCAATGTCTCCCGGGAGCGGATGGCCCGGGCGCGGGGGGCGTTGCCCTTCCAGCTCACCGGCGCGCAGTCGCGCGTGGTGGACGAGCTGGCCGAGGACATGGCCCGCGCCGAGCCCATGAACCGGCTCGTCCAGGGGGACGTGGGCTCGGGCAAGACGGCCGTGGCGGTGGTGGCCTCGCTGCTCGCGTTGCAGGACGGCTACCAGGTGGCCGTCATGGCCCCCACGGAGATCCTCGCCGAGCAGCACGAGCGCAGCTTCCGCCGGCTCCTGGAGCCGCTGGGCTTCCGCGTGGGGCTGGTCAGCGCCGCCGGGACGGCGAAGCACAAGCGCGAGGTGCGCGAGGCCGTGGCCCGGGGGGAGATTCACCTCGCGGTGGGCACCCATGCCCTCATCCAGGGCGGGGTGGCCTTCGAGAAGCTGGGGCTCGCCGTCATCGACGAGCAGCACCGCTTCGGGGTGCTCCAGCGCCACACGCTGATGAGCAAGGGCCCCACGCCGGATGTGCTGGTGATGACCGCCACGCCCATTCCCCGCACCCTGGCGATGACGCTCTACGGGGACCTGGACGTCTCCATCATCGACGAGCTGCCCCCGGGGCGCACCCCCGTGTCCACCCGCGTCTTCAACGCCCAGCAGCGAGCCCGCGTGTACGAGGCCGTCGGCGCGGAGATCGCCAAGGGGCACCAGGCGTACATCGTCTATCCGCTGGTGGAGGAGTCCGAGAAGCTGGACCTGGAGGACGCCACGCAGGGCGCGGAGAAGCTCCAGCAGGTGTTTCCGCACGCCCGCGTGGGGCTGCTCCATGGGCGGATGAAGCCCGAGGAGAAGGACGCGGTGATGGAGGCGTTCCGCGAGCGGCAGATTCACATCCTCGTGTGCACCACCGTGGTGGAGGTGGGCGTGGACGTGCCCAATGCCTCCGTCATGGTCATCGAGGCCGCCGAGCGCTTCGGGCTCTCGCAGCTTCACCAGCTCCGGGGCCGGGTGGGGCGCGGCGCCGCCATCAGCTTCTGCTTCCTGATCGCCAGCCTCGCGCGCTCCTGGGAGTCCACCGAGCGCCTGTCCGTGATGGAGCACAGCAGCGACGGCTTCGTCATCGCCGAGAAGGACCTGGAGATTCGCGGCCCCGGGGAGTTTCTCGGCACGCGCCAGAGCGGCCTGCCGGAGCTGGCCGTGGCCAACCTCGTCCGGGACGGGGACCTGCTCTCCCTGGCCCAGATCGAGGCGCGGAAGATTCTCGAACGCGATGCCCACCTCCAGGCGCCCGAGCACCTGGGGCTCGTGAAGGCCCTGGAGGAACGCTGGGAAGGCCGTCTGGCGCTGGCCCGGGTAGGATAG
- the greA gene encoding transcription elongation factor GreA, protein MSGNIPMTPSGLRKLKEELKQLQTVERGKISREIEVARAHGDLRENAEYHAAKEKQGHIEGRILDLNDWIARAEVIDTSKLKGDVVVFGATVVLLDPDTDKTVTYRIVGELEADIKKRWLAVTSPVARALIGKRVGDVALVRSPGGEREFEIQDIRFEDPQDDESAPAP, encoded by the coding sequence ATGAGCGGTAACATCCCGATGACCCCCTCCGGTCTCCGGAAGCTCAAGGAGGAGCTCAAGCAGCTCCAGACCGTCGAGCGCGGGAAGATTTCTCGGGAGATCGAGGTCGCCCGGGCCCATGGAGATCTGCGCGAGAACGCGGAGTACCACGCGGCCAAGGAGAAGCAGGGCCACATCGAGGGCCGCATCCTGGACCTCAATGACTGGATTGCCCGGGCCGAGGTCATCGATACCAGCAAGCTCAAGGGCGATGTGGTCGTCTTCGGCGCCACCGTGGTGCTGCTGGATCCGGACACCGACAAGACGGTGACCTACCGCATCGTGGGCGAGCTGGAGGCCGACATCAAGAAGCGCTGGCTCGCCGTTACCTCGCCGGTGGCCCGGGCGCTGATCGGCAAGCGCGTGGGGGATGTGGCCCTGGTGCGCAGTCCCGGGGGCGAGCGCGAGTTCGAGATCCAGGACATCCGCTTCGAGGATCCGCAGGACGACGAGTCCGCCCCGGCCCCCTGA
- a CDS encoding FHA domain-containing protein, with amino-acid sequence MLLVREVRALAGNLQKEDFLRQVGPFVLVRQPPDPVMERLALRLGAHRTRVARAQASAKMLMAELLQHLDDLSVATLPPIRGSEELQIGRLPDNDLVVDDPSVSKRHAVLRWDALARRCMLTDLGSRNGTLINAEYIRDANALVSDGDMLSFGDTEFCFLETLSLLSMLHTAHYA; translated from the coding sequence ATGCTGTTGGTTCGCGAGGTCCGGGCCCTGGCGGGCAATCTTCAGAAAGAGGACTTCCTGCGGCAGGTGGGGCCCTTCGTCCTCGTGCGGCAGCCGCCGGATCCGGTGATGGAGCGGCTGGCGTTGCGGCTCGGGGCGCACCGCACCCGGGTGGCGCGCGCACAGGCTTCCGCCAAGATGCTCATGGCGGAGCTGCTTCAGCACCTGGATGACCTGAGCGTGGCCACGCTGCCGCCCATCCGGGGCAGCGAGGAGCTGCAGATTGGCCGCCTGCCCGACAATGATCTCGTCGTGGACGACCCGTCCGTCTCCAAGCGTCACGCGGTGCTGCGCTGGGACGCGCTGGCGCGCCGGTGCATGCTGACGGACCTGGGCTCACGCAACGGCACGTTGATCAACGCCGAGTACATCCGCGACGCCAATGCCCTCGTGAGCGACGGGGACATGCTGAGCTTCGGGGATACGGAATTCTGTTTCCTGGAGACGCTCAGTCTCCTGTCGATGTTGCACACCGCGCACTACGCTTGA
- a CDS encoding FHA domain-containing protein, producing MISVKELRALGTSLPLDAFRRQLGPFALIQRPPTEDPTAGAITTRVANPKVIEQGIVSLLFEFDELIVALLPPLEATDALSIGRITGNELVVEDGSVSKQHARLQWNQAERRCTVKDQGSRNGTFLNGTLIMDREVTLRDGDILSFGHVQFWFLLTETLHARLRGELAGGRQK from the coding sequence ATGATCTCCGTCAAGGAATTGCGAGCACTCGGCACGTCGCTCCCGCTGGACGCCTTCCGCCGCCAGCTGGGCCCCTTCGCGCTCATCCAGCGCCCCCCCACCGAGGACCCCACGGCGGGGGCCATCACCACCCGGGTGGCGAACCCCAAGGTGATTGAACAGGGCATCGTCTCGCTGCTGTTCGAGTTCGACGAGCTCATCGTCGCGCTGCTGCCCCCGCTGGAGGCCACCGACGCGCTGTCCATTGGCCGCATCACCGGCAACGAGCTGGTGGTGGAGGATGGCTCGGTGTCCAAGCAGCACGCGCGGCTGCAATGGAACCAGGCCGAGCGCCGGTGCACGGTGAAGGACCAGGGCTCGCGCAACGGCACCTTCCTCAACGGCACGCTCATCATGGACCGGGAGGTGACGCTGCGCGACGGCGACATCCTGAGCTTCGGGCACGTGCAGTTCTGGTTCCTGCTCACCGAGACCCTGCACGCGCGGCTGCGCGGGGAGCTGGCCGGCGGGCGCCAGAAGTAG
- a CDS encoding FAD-dependent monooxygenase yields the protein MKTGFTVLIAGGGIGGLTLGVALRRAGIAFRIFERAPAMLKVGAGISMQSNAMLAFRTLGIDSQVAAAGQQINAGGILTPQNETLNSMMVREVSEAAGAPMITLHRGLLQDVLHQAVGDDCLTLGAKVEGYRDGPDGVFVKLADGTEVRGDLLVAADGLRSAVRAQMLQEPAPRYSGYTSWRGVCEVSGGVRPDYTSESWGPGVRFGVVPIGNGQTYWFATANAPEHGVDQPDARTELLKRFAGWHAPIPQLIQNTPNSAILRTDIHDRPPIKQWTKGRVVLLGDAAHPMTPNMGQGGCQAVEDAVVLARCLAVEAELPAALGRYQALRVKRANEFVTRSYRIGQIGQWTNPAACWVREKLLKATAPTHVTQEMRSRIAFSAP from the coding sequence ATGAAGACTGGATTCACGGTGCTCATCGCGGGCGGTGGTATTGGTGGACTCACGCTCGGGGTGGCCCTGCGCCGGGCGGGAATCGCTTTCAGGATTTTCGAGCGTGCTCCCGCCATGCTGAAGGTGGGCGCGGGCATCTCGATGCAAAGCAATGCGATGCTGGCCTTCCGCACCCTGGGCATTGATTCTCAGGTGGCCGCGGCCGGGCAGCAGATCAACGCGGGCGGCATCCTCACGCCCCAGAACGAAACGCTCAACTCCATGATGGTGAGGGAGGTGTCCGAGGCGGCGGGCGCGCCCATGATCACCCTCCACCGGGGGTTGCTCCAGGACGTGCTCCACCAGGCGGTGGGAGACGACTGCCTGACGCTCGGGGCCAAGGTGGAGGGCTACCGGGACGGGCCCGATGGGGTTTTCGTCAAGCTCGCGGACGGCACCGAAGTCCGGGGCGATCTGCTCGTGGCCGCCGACGGCCTGCGCTCGGCGGTCCGGGCGCAGATGCTGCAAGAGCCCGCGCCGCGCTACTCGGGCTACACGAGCTGGCGCGGGGTGTGCGAGGTGTCCGGCGGGGTGCGTCCGGACTACACCTCCGAGAGCTGGGGGCCGGGGGTCCGCTTCGGCGTCGTCCCCATTGGCAACGGGCAGACGTACTGGTTCGCCACGGCGAACGCCCCGGAGCACGGCGTGGACCAGCCGGATGCCCGGACGGAGCTGCTCAAGCGCTTCGCCGGATGGCATGCCCCCATTCCGCAGCTCATCCAGAACACGCCGAACTCGGCCATCCTGCGCACGGACATCCACGACCGGCCCCCTATCAAGCAGTGGACGAAGGGGCGCGTGGTGCTCCTGGGCGATGCGGCGCACCCGATGACGCCCAACATGGGGCAGGGGGGCTGCCAGGCCGTGGAGGATGCCGTGGTGCTCGCGCGGTGCCTGGCCGTGGAGGCGGAGCTGCCCGCGGCGCTCGGCCGCTACCAGGCCCTGCGCGTGAAGCGGGCCAATGAATTCGTCACCCGGTCCTACCGGATTGGCCAGATTGGCCAGTGGACGAACCCCGCCGCGTGCTGGGTGCGGGAGAAGCTCCTGAAGGCGACGGCCCCCACGCACGTGACGCAGGAGATGCGCAGCAGGATCGCCTTCTCCGCCCCTTGA
- a CDS encoding SH3 domain-containing protein codes for MRSWNRAARALAGMLLLLLAIACGEPQEMVVVHEELGLREEPHPEAPVAEKLPRGSRLKVQPARPWETEGWRRVMTPSGMRWTTLEGLAPFPLQGELRFVWQEELAVHSNPDPSAETVETLKLGDEVHLLATPVPGVAGYTGVIRQGTLLGFADTSALLPQKPTAELLRDEVRARLKQGDFAQAMRWARSARALAEGTGRSGALVDALERAGTEPASLQTELDFSEKARGAEPPRVGAKGWVIPSRVHLREGADLRDSIITVLSADAAVEVLDIQAPWAHVALVTPQTPWMAVDLGDFAEVRGGKVQRASFFTRQRGQSRGYLPIAALQAQRLSATGQLTQAMALEPGAARLELLKRAVALAKPDERAQVAPALIDAAFQEERYRLAVAAALRLKDPGAPAPSVRKEPKLDGVTSLYGCTGHPLEARVEPVEFSLGMKLAKPQGSVCAQVSGLESPCDVCLSDLSDYDAEAHQHILRNKAGVDQMLGEHEEIITQHLKDSSRLENLYAKPSRMRVSVKPGSQPGLSLYLFELPLEVNRYQDKPVLTPAFREARMLEALLPLGPAEGRWEYWISTLQWEDSAHGAILGMDATAAWKVMQDFAQALKKTPEAFLERNEYEGVVYTLHLSRHCGKCPTRQKVRPGR; via the coding sequence ATGCGCTCATGGAACCGTGCCGCCCGGGCCCTGGCCGGGATGCTGCTGCTGCTGCTGGCCATCGCCTGTGGCGAGCCGCAGGAGATGGTGGTCGTCCACGAGGAGCTGGGGCTCCGCGAGGAGCCGCACCCCGAGGCCCCCGTGGCGGAGAAGCTGCCCCGGGGCTCCCGGCTGAAGGTACAACCCGCCCGCCCCTGGGAGACCGAGGGGTGGCGCCGGGTGATGACCCCCTCTGGCATGCGCTGGACGACGCTCGAGGGGCTCGCCCCATTTCCGCTCCAGGGTGAGCTCCGCTTCGTCTGGCAGGAGGAGCTTGCCGTCCATTCCAATCCGGACCCTTCCGCGGAGACCGTCGAGACGCTGAAGCTGGGCGACGAGGTACACCTGCTGGCCACCCCGGTGCCGGGCGTGGCCGGGTACACCGGCGTCATTCGCCAGGGCACGCTGCTGGGCTTCGCGGACACCTCCGCGCTCCTCCCCCAGAAGCCCACGGCGGAGCTGCTCCGGGATGAAGTCCGCGCGCGGCTCAAGCAGGGCGACTTCGCCCAGGCGATGCGCTGGGCCCGGTCCGCCCGCGCCCTGGCCGAGGGCACGGGGCGCAGCGGAGCGCTCGTCGATGCGCTGGAGCGCGCCGGCACGGAGCCCGCCTCGCTCCAGACGGAGCTCGACTTCTCCGAGAAGGCCCGCGGCGCGGAGCCGCCCCGCGTGGGGGCCAAGGGCTGGGTCATCCCCTCCCGCGTCCACCTGCGCGAGGGCGCGGACCTGCGGGACAGCATCATCACCGTGCTGTCGGCGGACGCGGCGGTGGAGGTGCTGGACATCCAGGCCCCCTGGGCGCACGTGGCGCTCGTGACGCCGCAGACGCCCTGGATGGCGGTGGACCTGGGGGACTTCGCCGAGGTGCGCGGCGGCAAGGTCCAGCGCGCCTCCTTCTTCACCCGCCAGCGCGGCCAGAGCCGGGGCTACCTGCCCATCGCCGCGCTCCAGGCCCAGCGCCTGAGCGCCACCGGGCAGCTCACCCAGGCGATGGCGCTGGAGCCCGGCGCCGCCCGGCTCGAGCTGCTCAAGCGCGCCGTGGCCCTCGCAAAGCCGGACGAGCGCGCCCAGGTGGCCCCGGCGCTCATCGACGCGGCCTTCCAGGAGGAGCGGTACCGGCTGGCGGTGGCCGCCGCCCTGCGGCTGAAGGACCCCGGCGCCCCGGCCCCCTCCGTCCGCAAGGAGCCGAAGCTCGACGGCGTGACCAGCCTCTATGGCTGCACGGGCCACCCCCTGGAGGCGCGCGTGGAGCCGGTGGAGTTCTCGCTGGGCATGAAGCTCGCGAAGCCCCAGGGCTCCGTCTGCGCCCAGGTCTCCGGCCTGGAGTCCCCATGCGATGTGTGCCTGTCGGACCTCTCCGACTACGATGCCGAGGCGCATCAGCACATCCTGCGCAACAAGGCGGGGGTCGACCAGATGCTCGGCGAGCACGAGGAGATCATCACCCAACATTTGAAGGACTCGTCGCGGCTGGAGAACCTCTACGCCAAGCCCTCGCGGATGCGGGTGAGCGTGAAGCCCGGCTCGCAACCCGGCCTCTCGCTCTACCTCTTCGAGCTGCCGCTGGAGGTGAACCGCTACCAGGACAAGCCCGTGCTCACCCCGGCCTTCCGGGAGGCGCGCATGCTGGAGGCCCTCCTGCCGCTTGGCCCGGCCGAGGGCCGCTGGGAGTACTGGATAAGCACCCTCCAGTGGGAGGACTCGGCCCATGGCGCGATCCTCGGGATGGACGCCACGGCGGCCTGGAAGGTCATGCAGGACTTCGCCCAGGCCCTGAAGAAGACGCCCGAGGCGTTCCTCGAACGCAACGAATACGAGGGCGTGGTGTACACGTTGCACCTCTCCCGGCACTGCGGAAAGTGCCCCACCCGTCAGAAGGTCCGTCCCGGTCGGTGA